Proteins from a genomic interval of Gemmatimonadaceae bacterium:
- a CDS encoding ankyrin repeat domain-containing protein: MIGNKGGLTPLLFAVREGSDEAVEHLLAAGAKINHVSEGDHTSPLLMASINGRFDMAKMLMGKGADVKLASDAGATPLYAVINTQWAPKSLYPQPTAQTQQKTTHLELMEMMLKAGADPNVRLKKHLWYMSYNFDLLGVNTVGATPFWRAAYGLDVPAMKLLVQYKADPTIPTIKPTGRLPGDDAPEEGAAGAGDPSGLPPIPDGGPGVYPIHAASGVGYGEGYAANSHTHAPDAWVPAVKYLIEELHADPNSRDHNGYNPMHHAAARGDNELIQYLLSKGTDVKAMSRRGQTTADMANGPVQRIPPFLDTVELLVKLGAKNSNKCKSC, translated from the coding sequence TTGATTGGCAACAAGGGCGGCCTGACGCCGCTGCTCTTCGCGGTGCGCGAAGGGAGCGACGAAGCGGTGGAGCATCTCCTCGCCGCCGGCGCCAAGATCAACCATGTGAGCGAAGGCGACCACACGAGCCCGCTCCTCATGGCGTCGATCAACGGTCGCTTCGACATGGCCAAGATGCTGATGGGGAAGGGCGCCGACGTGAAGCTGGCGAGCGATGCCGGCGCAACGCCGCTCTATGCCGTGATCAACACGCAGTGGGCGCCCAAGTCGCTCTATCCGCAGCCCACCGCGCAGACGCAGCAGAAGACGACGCACCTCGAGCTGATGGAGATGATGCTCAAGGCCGGCGCCGATCCGAATGTGCGCCTCAAGAAGCACCTGTGGTACATGTCGTACAACTTCGACCTGCTGGGCGTGAATACCGTGGGCGCGACGCCGTTCTGGCGCGCGGCGTATGGCCTGGATGTGCCGGCGATGAAGCTGCTGGTCCAGTACAAGGCGGATCCCACGATTCCGACCATCAAGCCGACTGGCCGACTCCCGGGCGATGACGCGCCGGAAGAAGGCGCAGCCGGTGCGGGCGATCCGTCCGGCCTGCCGCCCATTCCGGATGGCGGCCCTGGCGTGTACCCGATCCACGCTGCCAGCGGCGTCGGCTACGGCGAAGGTTACGCCGCCAACTCGCACACCCATGCGCCCGACGCGTGGGTGCCGGCGGTGAAGTACCTGATCGAGGAGTTGCACGCCGATCCGAACAGCCGCGATCACAACGGCTACAACCCCATGCACCACGCCGCTGCGCGGGGCGACAACGAGCTGATTCAGTACCTGCTCAGCAAGGGGACCGACGTGAAGGCCATGAGCCGCCGCGGCCAGACGACTGCCGACATGGCGAACGGCCCGGTGCAGCGCATTCCGCCGTTCTTGGATACGGTGGAACTGCTGGTGAAGCTGGGGGCGAAGAACTCCAATAAGTGCAAGTCGTGCTGA